A region of the Ornithinimicrobium ciconiae genome:
GTGCAGGGTCTCCTCCAGGTGGGCCGCGGGGTCGGTCGTGGTCAGGTGTACGGGGTGGCCTCGGTGAGCGAGTTCGACGGCGATGGCTGCGGCGATGGTGGTCTTCCCGACTCCGCCCTTGCCCATGCACAGGACCAGGCCGTGCTCGCCCTTCTCGATCTCGTCGACCAGCGCTGCCAACGGCCCCGGGAGCGTGACTTCCAGGGCTGCAGCGCCCGCGTCCTCGGACGCATCAACCGTGTCGTTGCTCAACAGGGACCTCAGCGCGGGCAGGCCGACCATGTTGGTCGGCCGGAGGCCGATCACGTCTCGGGTCAGTGTCGCGACACCGGCCGGCATCGCGGTGAGTGCCGCGGTCTCGCGGGCTCGGACGGCGGCGGCGAGTGCCTCGTCTCCGGCTTCGGGCGGCAGGACGCCGTTGATGACCACGTGGGTGGCGTGGATGCCGATCTCGCCGAGTTCGTCGTTGGTCCGCTCGATCTCCTTCAACGAGGATGTCTGCGCGCGGGCGACCAGGACCAGACGGGTGCGGGTCGGGTCCTTGAGGGCTTCGACTGCGGCGGCGTAGGTCGAGCGTTGCTTGTCCAGGCCGGCCAGCGGACCCAGGCAGGAGGCGTCACCCTTGCCGGACTGGAGGAAGTCGGTCCAGGAGCCGGGGAGCTGGAGCAGGCGGACGGTGTGGCCGGTGGGTGCGGTGTCGAACAGGACATGGTCGTAGCCGCCGTAGACGGCCGGGTCGGCGAGGAAGGCGGTGAACTCGTTGAAGGAGGCGACCTCGGTGGTGCAGGACCCGGAGAGCTGCTCGGTGATGGAGGCCAGTTCCTTGTCCGGTAGGAGTCCTCGCACGGGGCCGACGATCCGTTCCCGATAGGCCTCGGCTGCCTGTTCCGGATCGATCTCCAACGCCGACAGTCCCGGAACGCCTTCGATCGCCGTGATGGTGTTGCCGATCACGACATCGAAGACCTGGCCGACGTTTGACGCCGGATCTGTGCTGACCAACAGGACCCGTTTGCCCTGCCCGGCCAGCGTGACGGCCGTGGCGCAGGCGACCGAGGTCTTCCCGACACCACCCTTGCCGGTGAAGAACAGGAATTGGGGAGCGTCCTGAAGGAACTGCATGATCAGCAGCAACCCGTCGAGCCACAGCCGGTGCTCTCCGCGACGGTGAGCTCGATCGCTCCCGCCGGAACGACGGGCGCCTGGGTCAGGCCGGTGTAGCGGAGCAGTTGGTCCCGGGTGGGGTAGGTGCCGGTCAGGACGGTGACCCCGTCGACGGTCGTCAGCGGTAGCCCCTCGGAACCAGCGACTTCGAGGAAACCGCGGACCGACTCATCCGCGGCGAAGGCGAGGGGATCGTTGGCCAGGTTGTGTCGAGCGATGTCGGCGCCCTGCTCGGTCAGGTGGTTGAGGTCGGCGCTGAACTCGACGAGCCGTTGGTCGACATCCTCACCACAGACTCCGGTGTTGCAGCACAGTGCCGGTTCGTAGACGCGGACGCTGTGCACGTGGATCTCCCGAGATTCGGTCGCGGGGCGGGTGGCGAGTGTGCCGGGCTTGGTCCCACGCAGGGAAGCGCTGCGGATCACGCCGTCGAAGTCCGCGACAAGCGATCCGAGGTCACCGACTCCAGCCAGATCCTCTGAGCTGAGACCGGAGGCGAGTCCTTCAAGCTCACTGCGCCCGAAGACGTTCGTCGGTTCGATGCTCACCTGCTCGAAACCGGCGGCTTCCATCAGCTTGATGGCCTCCTCCTCGACGAGAGCGCCGGTGATGCAGCCGGTCCACAGCGCCATCACCGCGGTGAGTTCCGGGGTCAGTGGCCGGGACAAGACCACATCGGAGATCGCGAGCCGTCCGCCGGGGCGTAGGACCCGGAATGCTTCTCGGAAGACCTGGCCCTTGTCGACGGACAGGTTGACCACGCAGTTGGAGATGATCACGTCGACCGAGTCGTCGGGGAGTGGGATGTCCTCGATGGTCCCGAGCAGGAACTCGACGTTCTCGACCCCGGCCTTGGCCTTGTTGGCGTTGGCGAGTTCGAGCATTTCAGGTGTCATGTCCAGGCCGTAGGCCATGCCGTCGGGGGCCACCCGGCGTGCGGAGAGCAGCACGTCGATGCCGCCTCCCGAGCCCAGGTCCAGCACCACGTCGCCTGGCTTGAGAGCAGCCAGCAGCGTCGGGTTTCCGCAGCCCAGTGATGCCGTGACGGCCTCGTGGGGCAGCGAGGTCCGATCGGAGTCGTCGTACTGGGATTGTCCGAAGGGGTCAGTGTCGGAGCAGGCGGCCGGACCGCAGCAGGACGACACGTTGCGTGCCGCGTCGGCGTACCGTTCCTGGACGGCGCTGCGGATGTCTTCCGCTTGATTCATGGGCATGATCGGCTCCTCAGTCGGTGGGGCAGTTGGTGGTGCCGGCCAGGGTGGACAGCAGGGCGATCGGTTCGGCGACGGCGTCGCAGCACAGGGCGTAGACGTTGGAGCGACCGACCGGCGTCGCGATGACCAGGCCGTTCTCGCGCAGGCTCTTGAGGTGATGGCTCACCAGGGTCTGTCCGAGTCCCGTGGTCGCGACCAGCTCGGTGACCGTCGACTCCTGGTCCGCGACCGCGAGCAGGATCATCAGCCGGTTCTCATCCGAGAGAGCCTTGAGGACCGGAGCGATCTGTCGGGCTCGGTCAGCCGGAGTGGTGCGGGTTCGAGTCGCCATACATCGAACGTAACATCAGCGATCACTGCTGTCAACAGTGATGACTGTTGAAAGGGTCTCACTTCGACCGGTAAGGTCGGCCGACGACGCGGCCCCCCGGGGCGGGTCCCGTCCCGGGTCCTACAGCCACTTGTGGTCGTCGCGCCATACGACGACCAGCGCGACCACACAAGCGATCGGGGTCAGCAGGCACACGCCGATCTGCACCGCTTCGATCACGGCCTCTGTACCCCACTCACCGAGGTTGGTCGCGTTCTCAGAGCGGCTGGCGGCGGGCGGCCTGCGGGACGCCGAGCTCATCCAAGAGCTTGAGGACTCGCTGCTCGATCTCGTCGCGGATGGGTCGTACCGAGGCGATGTCCTGCCCGGCCGGATCATCGAGGGCCCACTCCTCATACTTCTTGCCGGGGAAGATCGGGCAGGCGTCGCCACAGCCCATGGTGATGACGGCGTCGGCGGCCTGGACGACCTCGTCGGTCCACGGTTTGGGGAACTCCCCGGAGATGTCGATGCCCTTCTCGGCCATCGCGGCGACTGCGACCTTGTTGATCTCGGTGCCGGGTTCCGACCCGCCCGACCAGGCGATCGCCTGGTCCGCGGCGTGGTGGGTGAAGAAGCCGAGGGCCATCTGTGAGCGGCCGGCGTTGTGAACGCACAGGAACAGCACCACCGGATTGGTGTCGGTGACATGTCCCTCGATCCGCGCCAGCGCCTGAAGGCGCTGGCGGGCGAACCGCTCGGCCAGCAACGGCAAGAAGTTGGGGATCGTTGACTTGTCGGCGAACTCATCGAAGGAGGAGTTCAGAAACCGCTCGATCGTCTCGGTGTTGAAGGCGGTCGAGAACTCCTCGGCCAGTCGTGACGCGGACCTCTTGAGGGCGAGCTGCTGGTCAAGGGAGATGGTCGGGTTCGTGCTCATCGTGGAGCCTCCAGTTCGTGGTGCAGATCAGGATGCGAGGCGAGGGGCGAGGGCGAGTACGCGACTCTCGATCTGCTCATAGGCGGCGTCAAACGCGGCACCGGTGCCGACCCGCACTGGATCGGGGATCGACCAGTGCAACTCGTGAGACACGCCTAGCTCCTCGTGCGCCAGGTCGCACACCGTGATCACCAGGTCGCCCTCGCCGACCACGTCCGCCAGTGCGCGCGGTCGCAGGCGTGGAAGCGGCAACCCGCGGCGGCCGGCCACCTCGATCGCGCCCGGATCGATCCGGGCGGCCGGGTGCGTGCCCGCCGAGGTCGAGGGCACATCACTGGCCTGTCGCCACAGGGCGGCAGCCAGATGGGACCGCGCGGAGTTGGCCGTACACACGAACACCACCCGCGGCGGTGGCGGCACGGCCGCCTGAGGAGCGACGCTCAGGGTGTGCTCGACCAGGCGCAGGTACTGCCGGCGCCCATCGCCCTGGGATCGGTGACTGGAGACCAGGCCCACCTCGCGCAGAACCTTGAGGTGGTGCGCCAGGAGATTCGACGGCATCCCCAGGGCCTCGGCCAGCTCCGAGGGCGCGGCATCCCCGGTGGTGAGGATGTCCACGATGCGCAGACGCGCCGGATCGCCCAACGCGGCATAGATGGCAGCCCGCCGATCAAGAGATCCATCAGACTCAAAGTTCATTGACTCAAGTTTGACTGGGATATATCAACAGGTCAAGATGTTGCCGTGCTCCGGCCCGTGCCGACGACGCTGCGACCGCCGCACACCCCTGACCTCCGAGCATCAAGGACGAGACCATGAGACTCATCGCCATTGGCGGCAGTGACGCAGGCATCTCCGCTGCTCTGCGTGCGCGAGAGCTCGACCCGTCGGTCGAGGTCACCGTTGTCGTCGCCGACGCCTATCCCAACTTCTCGATCTGCGGGATCCCGTATTACATCTCCGGGGAGGTCACCCACTGGCGCAACCTGGCCCACCGCACCCACGCCGATCTCGAAGCCACCGGGATGAAGTTGCGCCTCGACACTTGGGCGTCCTCGATCGACGTCGGTGGGCAACGCCTCGCGGTCCGTAACCCCGATGGCAGCAGCGACTTCCTGGAGTACGGCGAGCTGATCGTTGGCACCGGTGCCGTCCCGGTCCGCCCGCCCATTGAGGGACTCGACTCCCTGGACGCGGTCGACGGGGTGCACCTGCTGCACTCGATGGGCGACACCTTCGCCCTCACCGAATCCCTGGACCGGATCCAGCCCAAGAGGGCGCTCATCGTCGGGGCCGGCTACGTCGGCCTGGAGATGGCCGAAGGTCTCACGATGCGCGGGATCGAGGTCATCCAGGTCGAGATGCTCCCCGAAGTCCTCCACACCGTCGAGGTCGAGCTCGGCGCTCTGGTTCACGACGAGCTCGTCAAGAACGGCGTCGACGTCCACACCAACTCCACCGTCACCAAGATCAGCAAGACCGCCACTGGTTTGCACGTCGACGGCGCCACCACCGACGGCGAGACGCTCGCCTGGGACGTCGACCTCGTCCTCGTAGTCGTGGGAGTTCGGCCCGACACTGAGCTCCTCGTCGAGGCAGGCGCCAAGACTGGCCCACGGGGCGCTGTGCTCGTCGACGAGACCATGTCCACTGGGCTCCCGCATGTCTGGGCCGCTGGCGACTGTGTCGTCACGCATCACCGCCTGCTCGGCACCACGTACCTGCCGCTGGGCACCACCGCCCACAAGCAGGGCCGCGTCGCCGGGGAGAACGCGCTCGGCGGATCGGTGAGGTACTCCGGATCCCTCGGCACCCAGGTCGTGAAGGTCTTCGACCTCGTCGCTGCCCGCACAGGCTTGCGCGACCACGAAGCGTTCGCGGCAGGCTTCGCCCCGATCAGCACCACGGCCACCCCCGACGACCACAAGGCCTACTACCCGGGCGCGACGCCGATCTCCATCCGCATCACCGGCGACGCGAACACCGGCCGACTGCTCGGCGCACAGCTCATCGGCACCCGCGGAGCCGAGATCTCCAAGCGGGTCGACACCTATGCCACCGCGCTGTTCCACGAGATGACCGTCTCCGCGATGACCGAGCTCGACCTCTCCTACACCCCACCCCTGGGCTCACCCTGGGACGCCGTCCAGATGGCCACCCAAGCATGGGTCAAGGAACACCAGCTCGACACCGAACGCGCCACCATCCAGAAGGACAACCGATGACCAAGCCGACCCTGCTCTTCATCTGCACGCACAACGCCGGCCGCTCCGCCCTCGGCGCCGCGCTCGCACGAGAACAGGCCGGCGACCGAGCCGTCGTGCTCTCCGCAGGCATCGACCCGGCCGAGACCGCAAGCGCCGGCACCATCGCCAGCCTCGCGGAGATCGGCATTGACGACTCCGCATACATTCCGACCAAAGTGACCGAAGAGCTCGTTCGCAACGCGACCGTCGTGATCTCGATGAAGCCCGGCCTGGACGTCCCGCAGATCGAGGGGATCTCTTATGAGACCTGGGACCTGCCGAACCCGGACGGCTGGGACGTGGAGGCCATCCGCCCGCTCCGAGACCATATCGACGGACGGGTCGCCGACCTGGGTTTAAACGGAAGCCCCGCGCCTACTCCGGGAGGTCTGAGACTGGCCCATCACCTGATCGCGCGTCCCCACATCCGCCACTGAACTAGTCGATCTGTCCCACGTGTCCCGAACTCGCGGGTATTGCCCAAGGTCCCTCCCCGCCGACACGGGCATCCGGACAGGCGTCTGAGCATCGGCCCCAAGACGAGCGCCTCGAGCGCGTCATAGTGGGCAGATCGCGGCGTTATGACGCACCTCGCCGACACGCTTGCCGTGG
Encoded here:
- the arsA gene encoding arsenical pump-driving ATPase encodes the protein MQFLQDAPQFLFFTGKGGVGKTSVACATAVTLAGQGKRVLLVSTDPASNVGQVFDVVIGNTITAIEGVPGLSALEIDPEQAAEAYRERIVGPVRGLLPDKELASITEQLSGSCTTEVASFNEFTAFLADPAVYGGYDHVLFDTAPTGHTVRLLQLPGSWTDFLQSGKGDASCLGPLAGLDKQRSTYAAAVEALKDPTRTRLVLVARAQTSSLKEIERTNDELGEIGIHATHVVINGVLPPEAGDEALAAAVRARETAALTAMPAGVATLTRDVIGLRPTNMVGLPALRSLLSNDTVDASEDAGAAALEVTLPGPLAALVDEIEKGEHGLVLCMGKGGVGKTTIAAAIAVELAHRGHPVHLTTTDPAAHLEETLHGSVTGLRVSRIDPLEATREYRDRVLATKGKNLDEAGRRNLAEDLLSPCTEEVAVFQQFSKAVHESRREFVVIDTAPTGHTLLLLDAAGSYHRDVARQMGDAMAYTTPLMRLQDPTQTKVLLITLAEPTPVTEAEVLQQDLERAGIHPWAWVINNSLLAARPESPFLQVRAQNEVDQVARVESLSDRVAVVPLLSDEPVGVERLGSIVTGQVVPV
- the arsD gene encoding arsenite efflux transporter metallochaperone ArsD, translating into MNQAEDIRSAVQERYADAARNVSSCCGPAACSDTDPFGQSQYDDSDRTSLPHEAVTASLGCGNPTLLAALKPGDVVLDLGSGGGIDVLLSARRVAPDGMAYGLDMTPEMLELANANKAKAGVENVEFLLGTIEDIPLPDDSVDVIISNCVVNLSVDKGQVFREAFRVLRPGGRLAISDVVLSRPLTPELTAVMALWTGCITGALVEEEAIKLMEAAGFEQVSIEPTNVFGRSELEGLASGLSSEDLAGVGDLGSLVADFDGVIRSASLRGTKPGTLATRPATESREIHVHSVRVYEPALCCNTGVCGEDVDQRLVEFSADLNHLTEQGADIARHNLANDPLAFAADESVRGFLEVAGSEGLPLTTVDGVTVLTGTYPTRDQLLRYTGLTQAPVVPAGAIELTVAESTGCGSTGCC
- a CDS encoding ArsR/SmtB family transcription factor, which produces MATRTRTTPADRARQIAPVLKALSDENRLMILLAVADQESTVTELVATTGLGQTLVSHHLKSLRENGLVIATPVGRSNVYALCCDAVAEPIALLSTLAGTTNCPTD
- a CDS encoding arsenate reductase ArsC, coding for MSTNPTISLDQQLALKRSASRLAEEFSTAFNTETIERFLNSSFDEFADKSTIPNFLPLLAERFARQRLQALARIEGHVTDTNPVVLFLCVHNAGRSQMALGFFTHHAADQAIAWSGGSEPGTEINKVAVAAMAEKGIDISGEFPKPWTDEVVQAADAVITMGCGDACPIFPGKKYEEWALDDPAGQDIASVRPIRDEIEQRVLKLLDELGVPQAARRQPL
- a CDS encoding metalloregulator ArsR/SmtB family transcription factor, giving the protein MNFESDGSLDRRAAIYAALGDPARLRIVDILTTGDAAPSELAEALGMPSNLLAHHLKVLREVGLVSSHRSQGDGRRQYLRLVEHTLSVAPQAAVPPPPRVVFVCTANSARSHLAAALWRQASDVPSTSAGTHPAARIDPGAIEVAGRRGLPLPRLRPRALADVVGEGDLVITVCDLAHEELGVSHELHWSIPDPVRVGTGAAFDAAYEQIESRVLALAPRLAS
- a CDS encoding FAD-dependent oxidoreductase gives rise to the protein MRLIAIGGSDAGISAALRARELDPSVEVTVVVADAYPNFSICGIPYYISGEVTHWRNLAHRTHADLEATGMKLRLDTWASSIDVGGQRLAVRNPDGSSDFLEYGELIVGTGAVPVRPPIEGLDSLDAVDGVHLLHSMGDTFALTESLDRIQPKRALIVGAGYVGLEMAEGLTMRGIEVIQVEMLPEVLHTVEVELGALVHDELVKNGVDVHTNSTVTKISKTATGLHVDGATTDGETLAWDVDLVLVVVGVRPDTELLVEAGAKTGPRGAVLVDETMSTGLPHVWAAGDCVVTHHRLLGTTYLPLGTTAHKQGRVAGENALGGSVRYSGSLGTQVVKVFDLVAARTGLRDHEAFAAGFAPISTTATPDDHKAYYPGATPISIRITGDANTGRLLGAQLIGTRGAEISKRVDTYATALFHEMTVSAMTELDLSYTPPLGSPWDAVQMATQAWVKEHQLDTERATIQKDNR
- a CDS encoding arsenate-mycothiol transferase ArsC: MTKPTLLFICTHNAGRSALGAALAREQAGDRAVVLSAGIDPAETASAGTIASLAEIGIDDSAYIPTKVTEELVRNATVVISMKPGLDVPQIEGISYETWDLPNPDGWDVEAIRPLRDHIDGRVADLGLNGSPAPTPGGLRLAHHLIARPHIRH